DNA sequence from the Gopherus evgoodei ecotype Sinaloan lineage chromosome 3, rGopEvg1_v1.p, whole genome shotgun sequence genome:
ATTTAAATATGTCACTGTAATCAGTATTTCTTCTATTTAAAGTGTTTCTTCTTGTGAAATGGATTGTTCATATGCTACTGCTGTTCGTTCAAATTAAATTCTTATTTGAAGTATCTTTAATGTTCTCTTGTGCACTTTCCTTAAACTGCATGTTTCTTCTGTTTATAAataggaaaacatttaaaataaacgttttgttttttcaagttaTTTACTTGTAATACACAGGTACTGTGAAGTCAACCCTTTTGTCAGTTTCCCCTCAGCAGAGTCTTGATCAGTGCTGAAGATTGTTCTGAATGTGGGGAAGAATAGCAAAAGCATTCATCCAAGAAGTACCATACCATATTAACTTTTCAAGGATCTCCCTGTCACTGCTGTAGCAGCAATGCAAATCTTCGCCTTTGGTGCCAGGGAGTGAGTCACAGTTCTCATAATAGTAAGCTTCACATGTAAGCCCCTCATACATGTGTAGCAGCTGTCCTGGCCAACAACTCAAAGCTTTTCATTTGATGCTGCATAGTAATTTTTTAATAATGATGCAATGTAAGCATATGACCTTATTTTATCAATAATTTCAAACTCTGTTTTTTTTATAGAATAATAATAACTTGGATGCCTGTTGTGCAGTTCTGTCTCAGGAGAGCACAAAGTATCTCTACGGTGAAGGAGACCTAGGTTTTTCGGATGATTCTGGGATTCCTGGACTACGAAATCACATGACATCTCTTAACTTGGATTTGCAGTCACAGAATGTGTATCACCATGGACGAGAAGGAAGTAGAATGAATGGAAGTAGGACTTTAACTCACAGCATTAGTGATGGACATCTTCAAGGCATTCAGGCCAACAGCGAACTGTTTCAGCAGGAACCACAGACAGCACCAGCTCAAATTCCACAGGGATTTAATGTCTTTGGAATGGCTAATACAGTTAGTACTTCTAATCCAGGACAACACCTGGGATTTCACATAGGCAGCAAAGGAGCATCTAGCCTCTCTCAGCAAACACCCAGATTCAACCCCATTATGGTAACATTAGCTCCCAATATTCAGCCTGGTCGCAATACCCCTACGTCTTTGCACATACATGGTGTACCTCCACCTGTACTTAATAGTCCACAAGGAAATTCTATCTATATTAGGCCTTATATTACAACTCCAAGTGGTACAGCTCGACAGACACAGCAGCATCCCGGTTGGGTGTCTCAGTTTAATCCCATGCATCCTCAGCAAGTCTACCAGCCTTCACAACCAAGTCCCTGGACTACTATTCCCACATCAGGTCCTCTACCACATACCTCATCACAACAATCATCACAGCCAAACCAACAAGGCCACCAAACTTCTCATGTCTATATGCCTATCAGTTCACCCACTACTCCACAAGCACCCATGATTCATTCATCTGGTAGCTCACAACCTGCTACCCATAGCCAATATAACATTCAGAATATCTCAACAGGACCTCGCAAAAACCAAATTGAAATCAAACTTGAACCACCACAAAGAAACAATTCTTCAAAGCTGCGTTCATCTGGTCCTCGCACTTCCACTAATCCTTCTTCCCTCAACAGCCAGACATTAAGTAGAAATCAGCCCACTGTTTACATAGCTGCCAGTCCACCAAATACTGATGAAGTGATCACCCGCAGTCAACCTAAGGTCTACATTTCAGCAAATGCGACAACAGGAGATGAGCAAATTGTGCGGAACCAACCAACGCTCTTCATATCAACAAATCCTGGTGTAACTACCAGCTCTAGGAATATGTCTGGTCAAGTAAGCATGGGTCCTGCATTTATTCATCACCATCCACCCAAGAGTCGAGCAGTGGGCAACAACACCACTGCAACCTCTCCTCGAGTGGTGGTCACACAGCCTAACacaaaatatacttttaaaattacAGTTTCTCCAAATAAACCCCCTGCAGTTTCACCAGGGGTAGTATCCCCCACCTTTGAACCTACAAATCTTCTAAACCTTCCTGATCACTATGCAGAACCAGAGGGTATCCAGCATCTTACTGACCCTGTTTTAGCACATGTGGATAGGATCAGTGATGCACGGAAATTGAGTGTGGGATCTGATGATGCTGCCTACACACAAGGTAATATTCTTAATATAAATTATAGAGATTTCTACCAAGTTATCTGGCCCTTATATTTCAAGGCAAAACAAGAACGACCAATCAGCCATTTTGGAATtgacaaaataattcctgttcGTTGCACTCTGGAACATATTCTAAATCAGAAATATGAATTTATAATTCACACATTTGAATCAGTCCTTCCTTAACTTTGCATGGTAAAGTGGTTTTAACTTTTTACCTGACAGTAGAATAGAGGTTCTATTGTTTTGTGTTCAATTATCAATAATCACGTTCTGTTTTGTGGAGCCTTTTCTGAGTTAGCAGCTAGGATAGAATTATTTACATTACCAGATTGGAAGTGTGGTTACTTCATTTTAAGAGATCGTTCTGAAAAAGATTTCTcatatttcaattgattttaaACAAATGAAATGTTCAGACATACTAACAGGTTGTTGAACCAGATGACAGTTGACAAGCACTGTTCCCATTGAATATTGCTTTCCTTATTAGTTCATTTTGCAAATGTTATATAGAAAGTGAGGAATCCAGACTTTGGAAGCTATTTGAGTAGGAGTGAATTTTTTACCTCGCTGTTTTCCATTGTCAAACATCCATAAGGATATTTAAAGTTCTATTACTCGTATTGTTTATATAAAGttataaacaaatataaaaaagaaTCCAATCCCAAAGAAGTTAAAATCTATATAGTATTGTGGTGAAGGAAAGGGGATGAGATTACATGAAAAGCAAATGAATTGCGTAGTGATAAGGACTTCTCTTGTTAATCCTGCTATTCTcgtgtgtttatattttatgtattttgttaACAGAGAGAGGAGTAGGATTattataatacaataatattttgaaaatgatgCAGATTGTCTTCCAATACTTATTAGGATACAAAACTTCTTGAAACTCTTCAATTATTGTCAGCGAATTTAGCATTAAAAGAAATTGACATAAAACTTGTTCCAAGATTACTGTAACATTGTTTAGATCAACTGTTATGAGGTAAATTTAATATTGAAGTAGCTTGTGCACTCCTTTTCTAGATTAGGGGTTTCTTGAATGCTGTGGTGTTTC
Encoded proteins:
- the TAB2 gene encoding TGF-beta-activated kinase 1 and MAP3K7-binding protein 2 isoform X2 encodes the protein MAQGSHQIDFQVLHDLRQKFPEVPEVVVSRCMLQNNNNLDACCAVLSQESTKYLYGEGDLGFSDDSGIPGLRNHMTSLNLDLQSQNVYHHGREGSRMNGSRTLTHSISDGHLQGIQANSELFQQEPQTAPAQIPQGFNVFGMANTVSTSNPGQHLGFHIGSKGASSLSQQTPRFNPIMVTLAPNIQPGRNTPTSLHIHGVPPPVLNSPQGNSIYIRPYITTPSGTARQTQQHPGWVSQFNPMHPQQVYQPSQPSPWTTIPTSGPLPHTSSQQSSQPNQQGHQTSHVYMPISSPTTPQAPMIHSSGSSQPATHSQYNIQNISTGPRKNQIEIKLEPPQRNNSSKLRSSGPRTSTNPSSLNSQTLSRNQPTVYIAASPPNTDEVITRSQPKVYISANATTGDEQIVRNQPTLFISTNPGVTTSSRNMSGQVSMGPAFIHHHPPKSRAVGNNTTATSPRVVVTQPNTKYTFKITVSPNKPPAVSPGVVSPTFEPTNLLNLPDHYAEPEGIQHLTDPVLAHVDRISDARKLSVGSDDAAYTQALLVHQKARMERLQRELEIQKKKLDKLKSEVNEMENNLTRRRLKRSNSVSQIPSLEEMQQLRSCNRQLQIDIDCLTKEIDLFQARGPHFNPSAIHNFYDNIGFLGPVPPKPKDQRSIVKTPKTVPDTDEDEGAQWNCTACTFLNHPALNRCEQCEMPRHF
- the TAB2 gene encoding TGF-beta-activated kinase 1 and MAP3K7-binding protein 2 isoform X1, whose amino-acid sequence is MTCDKNFQRYLKLLCPDACYRHLHAFFHVSHYPWNTQPKLNNNNLDACCAVLSQESTKYLYGEGDLGFSDDSGIPGLRNHMTSLNLDLQSQNVYHHGREGSRMNGSRTLTHSISDGHLQGIQANSELFQQEPQTAPAQIPQGFNVFGMANTVSTSNPGQHLGFHIGSKGASSLSQQTPRFNPIMVTLAPNIQPGRNTPTSLHIHGVPPPVLNSPQGNSIYIRPYITTPSGTARQTQQHPGWVSQFNPMHPQQVYQPSQPSPWTTIPTSGPLPHTSSQQSSQPNQQGHQTSHVYMPISSPTTPQAPMIHSSGSSQPATHSQYNIQNISTGPRKNQIEIKLEPPQRNNSSKLRSSGPRTSTNPSSLNSQTLSRNQPTVYIAASPPNTDEVITRSQPKVYISANATTGDEQIVRNQPTLFISTNPGVTTSSRNMSGQVSMGPAFIHHHPPKSRAVGNNTTATSPRVVVTQPNTKYTFKITVSPNKPPAVSPGVVSPTFEPTNLLNLPDHYAEPEGIQHLTDPVLAHVDRISDARKLSVGSDDAAYTQALLVHQKARMERLQRELEIQKKKLDKLKSEVNEMENNLTRRRLKRSNSVSQIPSLEEMQQLRSCNRQLQIDIDCLTKEIDLFQARGPHFNPSAIHNFYDNIGFLGPVPPKPKDQRSIVKTPKTVPDTDEDEGAQWNCTACTFLNHPALNRCEQCEMPRHF